In Vigna unguiculata cultivar IT97K-499-35 chromosome 3, ASM411807v1, whole genome shotgun sequence, a single genomic region encodes these proteins:
- the LOC114177238 gene encoding 3-oxo-Delta(4,5)-steroid 5-beta-reductase-like, giving the protein MESQAFVALVAGVTGMAGLSLAQALKQPNCPGGPWKVYGAARRPPPSWFPPSTVDHFITFDAVDSSDTRAKLSPIASEVTHLFWITFQIRAEEEVNIRINKTMLLNVLSALKSCASSKLAHVTVQTGTKQYMGPIFDPVHSTQLISHDPPFRENMARLPYPNFYYALEDLVASYAPSLTYSMHRSSLIIGASSRSVHNTLLTLATYAVICRHLGLAFRYPGTKYTWEHFCDMTDAGVLAQQHVWAAVTPEAKNEAFNCTNGDVFTWKSIWKLLCELFNVEFVPFDETQRFDVVEVMRDKGSVWKEIAEKYELHNTVLEEITCYGALQAVLRFKFQHVCSMNKSREYGFFGHVDTFKSIRFWVEKLREMKIIPSYQQ; this is encoded by the coding sequence ATGGAGTCCCAAGCTTTTGTGGCCCTAGTAGCTGGTGTTACAGGAATGGCCGGGCTGAGTCTAGCCCAAGCCCTCAAGCAGCCCAATTGTCCCGGAGGCCCATGGAAAGTTTACGGCGCCGCCCGCAGGCCACCGCCCAGTTGGTTCCCTCCTTCCACCGTCGACCACTTCATCACCTTTGACGCCGTCGACTCTTCCGACACGCGCGCCAAGCTTTCCCCCATTGCGAGTGAAGTCACGCACCTGTTCTGGATTACTTTTCAGATTCGTGCAGAGGAAGAAGTCAACATTAGAATCAACAAAACCATGCTCCTCAACGTTCTCAGCGCCCTCAAATCTTGCGCCTCTTCAAAGCTCGCCCATGTGACGGTCCAAACCGGCACCAAACAATACATGGGCCCAATTTTCGATCCGGTCCATTCCACCCAACTCATCTCCCACGACCCGCCCTTTCGCGAGAACATGGCGCGGCTCCCTTATCCCAACTTCTACTACGCGCTCGAAGATCTCGTGGCATCCTACGCGCCGTCGTTGACGTACTCAATGCACCGCTCCTCTCTTATAATAGGCGCGTCGTCCAGGAGTGTTCACAACACGCTGCTCACGTTAGCAACCTACGCCGTAATTTGTCGCCACTTAGGATTGGCGTTTCGGTATCCGGGAACGAAGTACACGTGGGAGCATTTCTGTGACATGACGGACGCCGGAGTGTTGGCCCAGCAGCACGTGTGGGCTGCCGTTACCCCTGAGGCTAAAAATGAGGCATTCAATTGCACAAACGGTGACGTTTTCACGTGGAAGAGCATCTGGAAGTTGCTCTGTGAACTTTTCAATGTGGAGTTTGTGCCTTTTGACGAAACGCAAAGGTTTGATGTGGTGGAAGTGATGCGTGATAAGGGTAGCGTTTGGAAGGAGATAGCGGAGAAATACGAGCTTCACAACACCGTGTTGGAGGAAATAACCTGCTATGGAGCACTCCAAGCGGTGCTACGTTTTAAGTTTCAACATGTGTGCAGCATGAACAAGAGTAGAGAATATGGATTTTTTGGGCATGTGGATACCTTTAAGAGCATCAGATTTTGGGTGGAGAAGCTGAGAGAGATGAAAATCATACCATCATATCAACAATGA
- the LOC114178769 gene encoding AMSH-like ubiquitin thioesterase 3 isoform X2 → MTFDLDSIARKIDVDNRIPLRYYYRIADSLLKQASIYREENNVVDLYIILVRFLSLVSETIPYHRDYHASPPNERAAYKKKSRPVLDELESLKPEFKRRVEKLKDLHVKAPLPEENGFNKALQSSVNSSLEWPVVNKSNNLSVDFKQPSGVGSHSSWNYNSMSSSDSRPIDKQFQKLSLSLPAPNKETLSRHSFLGPNGLRGQWLGPSAEIKVQYPSSDLTHVNDSSLNQTGLYDILAIKDSDQGPVTSTMDSVLSLDDGRWSRPSVEYGSSVVTESREDPLQSLNIKQPLPPPVLAQVHPECAHIPPSKVADPRPGPAKSSHDSGLGPTTYQHLHIPVKMMEDFLRLASQNTRKNLETCGVLAGSLKNRVFHITTLIIPKQESTSDSRSLGVAELYVKNDRKKVCGYYMGWIGNTKANNLHIIADCLHSRKKDEKGIRLVELG, encoded by the exons ATGACCTTCGACTTAGATTCCATCGCTCGCAAAATCGACGTTGATAATCGCATTCCCCTCCGCTATTACTATCGGATTGCCGATAGCCTCCTCAAGCAG GCAAGTATCTACAGGGAGGAGAATAATGTAGTTGACTTGTACATCATACTCGTTAGATTTTTAAG TTTGGTTTCTGAAACTATACCATATCATCGAGATTATCATGCTTCGCCTCCCAATGAAAGAGCAGCTTATAAGAAG AAATCACGACCTGTATTGGATGAGCTTGAATCTTTGAAGCCTGAGTTTAAACGCCGGGTGGAAAAATTAAAAGACTTGCATGTAAAAGCTCCATTGCCCGAGGAAAATGGCTTCAATAAGGCTTTGCAGAGTTCTGTAAATTCATCTTTGGAGTGGCCAGTTGTCAATAAAAGTAATAACTTGAGCGTGGATTTTAAACAG CCTTCTGGAGTCGGTTCACACTCTTCATGGAATTACAATAGTATGTCATCATCAGATTCAAGGCCTATTGATAAGCAGTTCCAGAAACT ATCTCTTAGTCTACCTGCTCCAAATAAGGAGACTTTGTCCAGACACTCATTTTTAGGACCAAATGGCCTTAGGGGGCAATGGCTTGGTCCTAGTGCAGAAATAAAG GTTCAATATCCAAGCAGTGATCTCACACACGTGAATGATTCAAG CCTGAATCAGACTGGGCTGTATGACATTCTGGCAATTAAAGATAGCGATCAAGGACCAGTTACATCCACCATGGACTCAGTTCTCTCCTTGGATGATGGAAGATGGTCGCGACCTTCTGTTGAGTATGGTTCTTCTGTTGTAACTGAATCAAGGGAGGACCCCTTACAATCGCTCAACATCAAGCAACCTTTGCCACCTCCTGTTCTTGCGCAGGTGCACCCAGAATGTGCCCATATTCCTCCTTCAAAAGTTGCAGATCCAAGACCGGGACCAGCTAAATCTTCTCATGATTCTGGACTTGGTCCAACAACATATCAACACCTACACATT CCTGTCAAAATGATGGAAGATTTTTTGAGATTAGCTTCGCAGAACACACGGAAGAACTTAGAGACATGTGGTGTTCTTGCAGGATCCTTG AAAAACAGGGTATTCCATATCACGACACTTATAATCCCAAAGCAGGAATCAACCTCAGACTCG AGATCCCTTGGTGTTGCTGAGTTGTACGTGAAGAATGATAGGAAGAAAGTCTGTGGTTATTATATGGGCTGGATAGGAAACACTAAAGCTAATAACCTGCATATCATAGCAGACTGCCTACATAGCAGAAAAAAGGATGAGAAGGGTATAAGGTTGGTTGAGTTGGGCTAA
- the LOC114178769 gene encoding AMSH-like ubiquitin thioesterase 3 isoform X1, producing MTFDLDSIARKIDVDNRIPLRYYYRIADSLLKQASIYREENNVVDLYIILVRFLSLVSETIPYHRDYHASPPNERAAYKKKSRPVLDELESLKPEFKRRVEKLKDLHVKAPLPEENGFNKALQSSVNSSLEWPVVNKSNNLSVDFKQPSGVGSHSSWNYNSMSSSDSRPIDKQFQKLSLSLPAPNKETLSRHSFLGPNGLRGQWLGPSAEIKVQYPSSDLTHVNDSSLNQTGLYDILAIKDSDQGPVTSTMDSVLSLDDGRWSRPSVEYGSSVVTESREDPLQSLNIKQPLPPPVLAQVHPECAHIPPSKVADPRPGPAKSSHDSGLGPTTYQHLHIPVKMMEDFLRLASQNTRKNLETCGVLAGSLKNRVFHITTLIIPKQESTSDSCSTLNEEEIFEVQDSLSLFPLGWIHTHPSQTCFMSSVDLHTHYSYQIMLPEAIAIVMAPTDTTSPHGIFHLSDPGGVSVIRNCQQRGFHPHEEPSDGSPIYEHCSHVYMNANMGFDVVDLRDR from the exons ATGACCTTCGACTTAGATTCCATCGCTCGCAAAATCGACGTTGATAATCGCATTCCCCTCCGCTATTACTATCGGATTGCCGATAGCCTCCTCAAGCAG GCAAGTATCTACAGGGAGGAGAATAATGTAGTTGACTTGTACATCATACTCGTTAGATTTTTAAG TTTGGTTTCTGAAACTATACCATATCATCGAGATTATCATGCTTCGCCTCCCAATGAAAGAGCAGCTTATAAGAAG AAATCACGACCTGTATTGGATGAGCTTGAATCTTTGAAGCCTGAGTTTAAACGCCGGGTGGAAAAATTAAAAGACTTGCATGTAAAAGCTCCATTGCCCGAGGAAAATGGCTTCAATAAGGCTTTGCAGAGTTCTGTAAATTCATCTTTGGAGTGGCCAGTTGTCAATAAAAGTAATAACTTGAGCGTGGATTTTAAACAG CCTTCTGGAGTCGGTTCACACTCTTCATGGAATTACAATAGTATGTCATCATCAGATTCAAGGCCTATTGATAAGCAGTTCCAGAAACT ATCTCTTAGTCTACCTGCTCCAAATAAGGAGACTTTGTCCAGACACTCATTTTTAGGACCAAATGGCCTTAGGGGGCAATGGCTTGGTCCTAGTGCAGAAATAAAG GTTCAATATCCAAGCAGTGATCTCACACACGTGAATGATTCAAG CCTGAATCAGACTGGGCTGTATGACATTCTGGCAATTAAAGATAGCGATCAAGGACCAGTTACATCCACCATGGACTCAGTTCTCTCCTTGGATGATGGAAGATGGTCGCGACCTTCTGTTGAGTATGGTTCTTCTGTTGTAACTGAATCAAGGGAGGACCCCTTACAATCGCTCAACATCAAGCAACCTTTGCCACCTCCTGTTCTTGCGCAGGTGCACCCAGAATGTGCCCATATTCCTCCTTCAAAAGTTGCAGATCCAAGACCGGGACCAGCTAAATCTTCTCATGATTCTGGACTTGGTCCAACAACATATCAACACCTACACATT CCTGTCAAAATGATGGAAGATTTTTTGAGATTAGCTTCGCAGAACACACGGAAGAACTTAGAGACATGTGGTGTTCTTGCAGGATCCTTG AAAAACAGGGTATTCCATATCACGACACTTATAATCCCAAAGCAGGAATCAACCTCAGACTCG TGTTCAACTTTGAACGAAGAAGAAATATTTGAAGTTCAAGACAGCTTATCACTCTTTCCTTTAGGTTGGATACAT ACACATCCATCACAAACTTGTTTCATGTCTTCTGTGGATCTACACACTCATTACTCATACCAG ATCATGTTACCAGAGGCAATTGCTATTGTCATGGCCCCTACAGATACGACTAG TCCACATGGCATATTTCATCTATCTGATCCAGGTGGTGTTTCTGTAATTCGTAACTGTCAACAACGTGGATTTCATCCCCACGAAGAGCCTTCGGATGGAAGTCCAATATATGAGCATTGCTCTCATGTCTATATGAACGCTAACATGGGGTTCGATGTTGTTGACCTTCGAGACCGATGA
- the LOC114176197 gene encoding uncharacterized protein LOC114176197 codes for MRVQKEGAKDEGGFFHMFDWTSKSRKKLFSTTPESLKQRRKVDGNLATMLPYLVDEDGEIGIGGSIRDSGDHSCATSVIDSEVCGTRAPGVVARLMGLDSLPSSSFSDPYFDSQCIQDVQYWRKNLNHLHDHQILYSGKLVEKAEGTSRNFMEAKPLQTRSKPIEKFQTEVMPPKSAKSIPLTHHKLLSPIKNPGFVPSNNATYIMEAAARIIEPGRQAATKAKAPLVEASQKEKLISSLRVRDLKEKVEASQKGQLISSSSETSRVRDPKGKRETSLRTSRLFETSHRLTESNDAKYLKGQSLNKSWNGLVDAPIRSSTQVEEDCYSKNKGKSISLAIQAKVNVQRREGLSSSSGKSLVEQREQCDTKNSQKPLKANVQKSLHMKSSGQDASGVLRQNNQKQNCPMDKDKPPSKQLVSNSQGRKVVTGDSSGGRHRSSSNKSAAKSKAGPKKSSTSVTDSEKEVLYTRTNNFPRKKRSTDRDWNDRVVDNLFIDKSQKPVQSNVVSNKYQGEAEEVKKKDMDVVSFTFTMPLTRSNSGFETPGLNSLDQHIRRVLVDTETDNAGYSAVGGDALGILLDQKLRELTYGIGNSCDDSLKARSPSSTAPKSKDLVPTLNSVNLFPGLQQKKDQDMISNRSYLPELSSQHRLRLDKMEECEINPMEAGLFNSGQPSPISVLDPSFSTESCESPFSASASSSEDQKRRKQVVGSGSGYTDLFDSASGWTMLRKQSSRFSQMKIGESNCTWELEYVNDILCNVELMYMDFSLGRAREIVNPHLFNQLENRRGRFESDGGECRIRRKVIFDCVSECLNLRCRRYVGGGYKVWAKGVAMVRRNEWLAKEVWKEISSWRDMRDSMVDELVDRDMSIQYGQWLDFEVDTFQLGAVVEDQIFDSLVDEFVAEILQL; via the exons ATGAGAGTTCAGAAAGAAGGAGCAAAAGATGAAGGTGGCTTTTTCCACATGTTTGACTGGACCTCAAAATCACGGAAGAAATTATTTTCAACCACGCCGG AGTCCTtgaaacaaagaagaaaagttgaTGGCAACTTGGCAACGATGCTTCCCTATCTG GTGGACGAAGATGGTGAAATTGGAATAGGGGGAAGTATTAGAGATAGTGGTGATCATAGCTGTGCTACATCTGTTATAGATTCTGAAGTATGTGGAACAAGGGCCCCTGGTGTAGTTGCTAGGCTTATGGGATTGGATTCATTGCCATCTTCCAGTTTTTCTGATCCATATTTTGATAGCCAATGCATTCAAGATGTGCAGTACTGGAGGAAAAATCTCAATCATCTTCATGATCATCAGATTCTATATTCTGGAAAGTTGGTTGAAAAAGCTGAGGGAACTTCTAGGAATTTCATGGAGGCAAAGCCTCTACAGACCCGTAGCAAGCCAATTGAAAAGTTTCAAACAGAAGTAATGCCTCCCAAATCAGCTAAATCTATTCCCCTTACACACCATAAACTTTTGTCCCCAATTAAGAATCCTGGTTTTGTTCCATCAAATAATGCTACATACATCATGGAAGCTGCAGCAAGAATTATTGAACCTGGACGCCAAGCTGCTACAAAGGCTAAAGCACCTCTGGTAGAGGCTTCACAAAAGGAAAAACTAATTAGTTCATTGAGGGTTAGAGACCTTAAAGAAAAAGTGGAGGCTTCACAAAAGGGACAACTAATTAGTTCATCTTCAGAGACCTCTAGAGTTAGAGATCCGAAAGGAAAAAGAGAAACCTCTCTTAGAACTAGTAGGCTTTTTGAAACTTCTCATAGGTTGACTGAGTCTAATGATGCCAAATATCTAAAAGGACAATCTTTGAACAAAAGTTGGAATGGACTTGTGGATGCACCTATCAGATCTTCTACACAAGTAGAAGAAGATtgttattcaaaaaataaaggGAAGTCTATTTCACTTGCAATCCAAGCAAAAGTGAATGTTCAAAGAAGGGAAGGCTTGAGTTCTAGTAGTGGAAAAAGTTTAGTGGAGCAGAGAGAGCAATGTGACACTAAAAACTCCCAGAAGCCTCTGAAGGCTAATGTTCAAAAAAGTTTGCACATGAAATCCTCTGGTCAAGATGCTTCTGGTGTTCTCAGGCAGAATAATCAGAAACAGAATTGTCCAATGGATAAAGACAAACCACCATCAAAGCAATTGGTTTCCAATTCACAAGGTAGAAAAGTTGTGACTGGGGATTCTTCTGGTGGACGACATAGAAGCTCTAGTAATAAATCTGCTGCAAAATCTAAAGCTGGGCCCAAAAAATCATCAACGAGTGTGACAGACAGTGAAAAGGAGGTCTTGTATACTCGTACAAACAATTTTCCAAGGAAAAAGAGGTCTACAGACAGGGACTGGAATGATAGGGTTGTTGATAATTTATTCATCGACAAATCGCAGAAGCCTGTGCAGTCTAATGTAGTTAGTAATAAATACCAAGGTGAGGCTGAAGAAGTAAAAAAGAAAGACATGGATGTAGTTTCCTTCACATTTACCATGCCCTTGACAAGAAGCAATTCTGGTTTTGAGACACCTGGCCTAAATTCCTTGGATCAGCATATTAGAAGAGTGTTGGTTGATACTGAAACTGATAATGCAGGATACAGTGCAGTTGGTGGTGATGCCTTAGGTATTCTTTTGGATCAGAAGTTGAGGGAGTTAACATATGGAATTGGGAACTCTTGTGATGACTCTCTCAAAGCAAGGTCACCTTCCAGCACTGCACCAAAATCCAAAGATCTGGTTCCCACCCTTAATTCAGTTAACCTCTTTCCAGGGTTGCAACAGAAGAAAGATCAAGACATGATCAGTAACCGCTCCTATCTTCCAGAATTATCATCCCAGCATAGGCTTCGG CTAGATAAGATGGAAGAGTGTGAGATCAATCCTATGGAAGCAGGGTTATTCAATTCAGGACAGCCGAGTCCAATATCCGTTCTTGACCCTTCTTTTTCTACTGAAAGCTGTGAATCTCCATTCAGTGCAAGTGCTTCCAGTTCAGAAGACCAAAAAAGGAG GAAGCAAGTTGTGGGCTCAGGAAGTGGCTATACAGACTTGTTTGATTCAGCATCAGGTTGGACCATGCTAAGGAAACAATCAAGTAGATTTTCCCAAATGAAGATTGGAGAATCAAATTGCACATGGGAGTTAGAGTATGTAAATGATATATTGTGTAATGTGGAGTTGATGTACATGGACTTTTCTCTTGGCAGAGCTCGTGAGATTGTGAACCCTCATCTGTTCAACCAGTTGGAAAACCGAAGGGGAAGGTTTGAGAGTGATGGTGGTGAGTGCAGAATAAGAAGGAAAGTTATATTTGATTGTGTGAGTGAGTGTTTGAACTTGAGATGCAGACGTTATGTTGGTGGGGGTTACAAAGTGTGGGCAAAAGGGGTTGCAATGGTGAGAAGAAATGAATGGTTGGCAAAGGAAGTGTGGAAGGAAATTTCAAGTTGGAGAGATATGAGGGACTCAATGGTGGATGAACTGGTAGATAGGGACATGAGCATTCAATATGGACAATGGCTAGATTTTGAGGTTGATACTTTTCAACTTGGTGCAGTGGTTGAAGaccaaatatttgattctttgGTTGATGAATTCGTTGCTGAAATCCTGCAACTGTAA